From the genome of Uranotaenia lowii strain MFRU-FL chromosome 1, ASM2978415v1, whole genome shotgun sequence, one region includes:
- the LOC129752176 gene encoding uncharacterized protein LOC129752176 isoform X2, with translation MSVIKETMELRTAAIKSGVSTDGSLVRSKLTNRLVWRNREVDENDIGSSYLSMMGGIGDGGLAMVNPEPVPIPEKDVRFSARSRAAKCRNSSNQQQSNNNNSNNIPHGKIVRCTTTTSDPRQHLPWEVLHQQQENNNIGRYPGVAGKSQSTNPL, from the exons ATGTCCGTCATCAAGGAGACGATGGAACTGAGGACGGCCGCTATCAAGAGCGGAGTTAGCACCGATGGCTCTTTGGTCCGTTCAAAGTTGACCAACCGGTTGGTGTGGCGAAACCGCGAGGTGGACGAGAACGACATCGGCTCCTCATACCTGAGCATGATGGGTGGTATTGGTGATGGCGGTCTCGCGATGGTCAACCCGGAACCCGTTCCGATTCCGGAGAAAGACGTTCGATTCTCGGCGCGCTCCAGAGCAGCGAAATGCCGGAACTCGTCGAACCAGCAgcaaagcaacaacaacaacagcaacaacatccCGCACGGCAAGATCGTGCGTTGCACGACAACAACATCCGACCCGCGACAACATCTGCCATGGGAAGTGCTGCACCAACAGCAGGAAAACAACAACATCGGGCGCTATCCTGGCGTGGCTGGGAAATCCCAAT CCACAAACCCATTATAA